One Sodalinema gerasimenkoae IPPAS B-353 DNA segment encodes these proteins:
- a CDS encoding DUF3352 domain-containing protein has product MRTYRRNRRKSPPWRTLAVVGLVIVGGGVLYGLLSRRPVNLSLIVGAELVPEEALMAASISTNSGQWRRLQDYGTPESQALFQEQLEAIETNLLANSDVTYEEDIAPWVGDRITLAILPPPEIDADTPPEALRADRANLLILPIGNAGRLQSRVGELEGGLGLQERNYRGVTLYEPDIDDPLSDEAANRPHTLAVVERRFLLVSQEPSAVIRAIDAYRDNQSVLNVPGYNPAWEALPGTDFASVFVNLPRSLAALAEDSTRPLNPEAIEALEHQGLASTISLESDGIRLHSLSWLNPDSETTFDLDNVLPPTLVNRFPDSAAMVMAGWDFHQLWEERLQNAQNNPLLPFNAAWFRSALQQTVGVNLETELLNWMRGEFALGLIPNSGNEDSTFPGSLVVMAETTNIEATETLFRRIDRAVVDRYGFEVNVEVEELGQRRLVTWDTRRQGLEVSHGWLSDSIVFLSIGSPVTETLLPQPDQSLLRSSRFGNVVPRDPDPSNGLFFLGLDQAQLGEEEALPLPLLRLPPEQQGVLEAIEAIGVRTGVQGERSSRYDIFVKIASP; this is encoded by the coding sequence ATGAGAACGTATCGGAGAAATCGTCGCAAATCTCCTCCCTGGAGAACCTTAGCTGTTGTTGGCTTAGTGATTGTCGGTGGAGGGGTGCTGTATGGCCTCTTGTCACGGCGGCCGGTGAACCTGAGTTTGATTGTTGGGGCGGAGTTAGTGCCCGAAGAGGCCCTGATGGCGGCTTCTATTTCCACCAACTCGGGACAATGGCGACGCTTGCAGGACTATGGAACCCCGGAAAGCCAGGCCTTATTCCAAGAGCAGTTAGAGGCGATCGAAACCAATTTACTGGCCAACTCGGATGTGACCTACGAAGAGGATATCGCCCCTTGGGTGGGCGATCGCATCACCTTGGCTATCCTCCCCCCGCCAGAGATTGATGCGGACACTCCCCCGGAGGCCTTGCGAGCTGATCGCGCCAATCTCTTGATTCTCCCGATTGGTAATGCGGGGCGGTTACAGTCCCGAGTGGGGGAACTCGAAGGCGGACTAGGGTTACAGGAGCGCAACTATCGCGGGGTGACTCTCTACGAACCGGATATCGACGATCCCCTTAGTGATGAGGCCGCGAACCGTCCCCATACCCTGGCGGTGGTGGAACGACGCTTTTTGCTCGTCTCCCAAGAACCCAGTGCGGTGATTCGGGCCATTGATGCCTATCGTGATAATCAGTCGGTGCTGAACGTTCCCGGCTATAACCCCGCTTGGGAGGCACTGCCGGGAACTGATTTTGCCAGTGTGTTTGTTAATCTGCCCCGCAGTCTGGCGGCATTAGCGGAAGACTCCACCCGTCCCCTCAATCCTGAGGCGATCGAGGCTCTGGAACATCAGGGACTGGCTAGCACCATTAGTCTTGAAAGTGATGGGATTCGCCTTCATAGTCTCTCCTGGCTGAATCCCGACAGTGAAACCACCTTTGACCTGGACAATGTCTTGCCCCCAACCCTCGTTAACCGCTTTCCCGATTCAGCGGCGATGGTGATGGCGGGTTGGGATTTCCATCAACTCTGGGAAGAGCGGTTGCAGAATGCTCAGAATAATCCCTTGCTTCCTTTTAATGCGGCTTGGTTCCGCAGTGCCTTGCAACAGACGGTGGGGGTGAATCTGGAAACAGAACTCCTCAATTGGATGAGGGGGGAGTTTGCCCTAGGGTTGATTCCCAATTCTGGGAACGAGGACAGCACCTTTCCGGGGAGTTTGGTGGTGATGGCTGAGACGACCAATATCGAAGCCACAGAAACCCTATTCCGCCGCATCGATCGAGCGGTGGTCGATCGCTATGGCTTTGAGGTGAATGTGGAGGTGGAGGAGTTGGGCCAACGTCGCCTGGTGACTTGGGATACGCGCCGTCAGGGCCTGGAAGTTAGTCATGGCTGGCTCAGTGACTCGATTGTCTTTTTGAGTATCGGCTCACCGGTGACGGAGACGTTACTCCCCCAGCCAGACCAGTCTCTGTTGCGCAGTTCTCGCTTCGGCAATGTGGTTCCCCGAGACCCAGACCCCAGTAATGGCCTATTTTTCCTAGGACTCGATCAGGCCCAGTTGGGGGAGGAGGAGGCTCTCCCCTTACCTCTGTTGCGGCTACCTCCTGAACAACAGGGGGTTTTGGAAG
- the polA gene encoding DNA polymerase I, with product MEENPSSRRVPVSSVLLVDGHSLAFRAYYAFAKSREGGLRTSTGLPTSVCFGFLRSLLDSIATHQPSAVAIAFDTSTPTFRHEADANYKAQRAETPEDFIPDIENLKKLLEALNFQLFTAPGYEADDILGTLAQQAHQQQQRVQLLSGDQDLFQLIAEQPPITVLHLAGGWGRKNTRPQEFQAQEVQEKLGILPQQVVDYKALCGDSSDNLPGVKGIGPKTAVKLLAQYGSLDEIYAHLDEIKGATGKKLEAGREAAYHTQYMATINCEVPLEVNWDQLQLRGFEPERVLPLFEQLELHSLGNSLERLQEQLGGTLETTSTPPSEDQPEDTGFWSWQETQASQPPEESRLQPQIIDSDAKLERFLEQLQTQTDPNSPVAWDTETTSTKATEADLVGLGCCWGEDPQSLAYIPLGHEQGQQLARDKVLQRLRPILEGDRYPKVLQNAKYDRLVLRTQGIQLQGVVFDTLLASYLLNPETTHNLTDLALRYLDLTVSSFKEIVPKGKTMADVSIPVAAHYCAEDVHVTYRLVPLLRAQLQPTPQLEALLQDVELPLEPVLAEMEWLGIRLDIDYLHQLSGQLGQQLQQLEQQAYELAEQSFNLNSPKQLGTILFEQLGLDKRKTSQTKTGNYSTNVKVLEKLQGDHPIVDIILEYRSLAKLKSTYVDALPELVQVDEQQAPRIHTDFNQTITATGRLSSSNPNLQNIPIRTEFSRHIRKAFLPRQGWTLVTADYSQIELRILAHLSQEPILLEAYNTGQDVHRLTAQLLFEKPDISPEERRLGKTINFGVIYGMGAHRFAREAGVSTLEGREFIDRYNSRYSRVFEYLQQMKREAIARGYVETLCGRRRYFNFESPSLRKLKGESPEQIDLDSLSKISLADSQALRGAANAPIQGSSADIIKIAMVRLHQVLDDRAARILLQVHDELVLEMPQEEWQPLEFTIRDTMESALKLSIPLKVDIHRIYHPRHHGIGSKTEYPP from the coding sequence ATGGAAGAAAACCCCAGTTCTCGGAGAGTCCCTGTGTCCTCAGTCCTGCTTGTTGACGGTCATTCCCTCGCCTTTCGTGCCTATTACGCCTTTGCCAAAAGTCGTGAGGGCGGCTTGCGAACCTCCACAGGACTCCCCACCAGCGTTTGTTTCGGCTTCCTACGCTCCCTCCTCGACAGCATCGCCACCCATCAGCCCTCAGCCGTGGCGATCGCCTTTGACACCAGCACCCCCACCTTCCGCCACGAAGCCGATGCCAACTATAAGGCCCAACGAGCCGAAACCCCCGAGGACTTCATCCCCGATATCGAAAATCTCAAGAAACTCCTCGAAGCCCTCAATTTTCAACTCTTCACCGCTCCCGGCTACGAAGCCGACGATATCCTAGGAACCCTGGCCCAGCAGGCCCACCAACAACAGCAGCGGGTGCAACTGCTCAGTGGAGACCAGGATTTATTCCAACTCATCGCCGAACAGCCCCCCATTACCGTCCTCCATCTCGCCGGAGGCTGGGGACGCAAAAATACCCGTCCGCAAGAGTTCCAGGCCCAAGAGGTTCAGGAAAAACTCGGGATTCTCCCCCAGCAAGTGGTGGACTATAAAGCCCTCTGTGGCGACAGTTCTGATAATTTACCCGGCGTGAAAGGGATTGGCCCCAAAACGGCGGTGAAACTCTTGGCACAATATGGGTCGTTAGATGAGATTTACGCCCATCTTGACGAGATTAAGGGTGCCACCGGCAAAAAGTTAGAAGCCGGACGGGAGGCCGCCTATCACACCCAATATATGGCGACAATTAACTGTGAGGTTCCCCTAGAAGTAAACTGGGACCAGCTTCAGCTACGGGGATTTGAGCCAGAGCGGGTGTTACCCCTATTCGAGCAACTGGAATTGCATTCTTTAGGCAACAGCCTCGAACGCCTCCAAGAACAACTCGGAGGGACCTTAGAGACGACCTCAACTCCGCCGTCCGAGGACCAGCCAGAGGATACCGGATTTTGGAGTTGGCAAGAGACGCAAGCCAGCCAACCCCCAGAGGAGTCTCGGTTACAGCCCCAGATTATCGATAGTGACGCCAAACTCGAACGGTTCCTAGAACAACTCCAGACTCAAACCGATCCCAACTCTCCCGTGGCTTGGGATACAGAAACCACCAGCACTAAGGCCACGGAGGCCGACTTAGTGGGATTAGGCTGTTGTTGGGGAGAAGACCCCCAGAGCCTGGCCTATATTCCCCTGGGCCATGAGCAGGGGCAACAGTTAGCCCGGGACAAGGTGTTACAGCGGTTGCGGCCGATTTTAGAGGGCGATCGCTATCCCAAAGTGTTGCAAAATGCCAAATACGATCGCCTGGTGTTACGCACTCAGGGCATCCAGTTACAAGGGGTGGTGTTTGACACCCTCCTGGCCAGCTATCTCCTCAACCCCGAAACCACCCATAACCTCACGGATTTGGCCCTACGCTATCTGGACTTAACGGTGAGCAGTTTTAAGGAGATTGTCCCCAAAGGCAAAACCATGGCCGACGTCTCTATTCCCGTAGCCGCCCACTATTGCGCCGAGGATGTTCACGTCACCTACCGTCTGGTTCCCCTATTACGGGCGCAACTGCAACCAACCCCACAACTCGAAGCACTGTTGCAGGATGTGGAACTCCCTCTAGAGCCGGTGTTAGCGGAGATGGAGTGGTTGGGGATTCGCTTGGATATTGACTATCTCCATCAGCTCTCGGGGCAGTTGGGGCAACAGTTACAACAGTTGGAACAGCAAGCCTATGAGTTGGCGGAACAGTCGTTTAACCTCAACTCCCCGAAACAACTCGGAACGATTCTCTTTGAACAGCTTGGCCTAGACAAGCGCAAAACCAGTCAAACCAAAACCGGGAACTACTCCACCAATGTCAAGGTCTTAGAGAAACTACAAGGCGATCATCCCATTGTCGATATCATTCTGGAATATCGCAGCCTCGCCAAACTCAAATCAACCTATGTCGATGCCTTACCGGAACTGGTGCAAGTGGATGAGCAGCAGGCCCCGCGCATCCATACAGACTTCAATCAAACCATTACCGCCACGGGCCGGCTGTCCTCGTCTAACCCCAATCTGCAAAATATCCCCATCCGCACCGAGTTTAGTCGTCACATCCGCAAAGCCTTTTTACCCCGCCAGGGTTGGACTCTGGTGACCGCCGACTATTCCCAAATTGAGTTACGGATTTTAGCCCATTTAAGCCAAGAACCGATTTTACTGGAGGCGTATAATACGGGGCAGGATGTCCACCGACTGACGGCACAATTGCTATTTGAGAAACCCGACATTTCCCCAGAGGAGCGACGGTTGGGGAAAACCATCAATTTTGGCGTGATTTACGGCATGGGGGCGCACCGGTTCGCCCGAGAAGCTGGAGTTAGCACCTTAGAAGGACGGGAGTTTATTGACCGCTATAATAGCCGCTATTCCCGCGTATTTGAGTATTTACAGCAGATGAAACGGGAGGCGATCGCCCGTGGCTATGTGGAAACTCTCTGTGGCCGCCGTCGTTACTTTAATTTTGAGTCTCCCAGTCTACGGAAATTGAAGGGAGAATCCCCGGAACAGATTGACTTGGATAGCCTTAGCAAAATCAGCTTAGCCGACTCCCAAGCCCTCCGTGGCGCCGCCAATGCCCCAATTCAGGGGTCAAGTGCGGACATCATTAAAATCGCTATGGTGAGGTTACATCAAGTCCTCGACGATCGCGCCGCACGCATTTTACTGCAAGTTCATGACGAACTCGTCTTGGAAATGCCTCAGGAGGAATGGCAGCCCCTGGAATTTACCATCCGAGACACCATGGAATCGGCTCTAAAACTGAGTATCCCCCTTAAGGTTGATATTCACAGAATTTACCATCCGAGACACCATGGAATCGGCTCTAAAACTGAGTATCCCCCTTAA
- a CDS encoding PHP domain-containing protein, which produces MHSVYSDGRLRPEAIMEQAVTLGLKGLAITDHHSADGYRQAQGWLDDWTRSLPNARAPRLWTGVEINADLMGAEVHILGYGYNPDHQVIQPYLQGEKVQGAAFGAQQVIDSIHAAGGLAVLAHPARYRKSATQLIPQAAKLGIDGSEAYYSYNNPDPWVPSPKETAQVKQLNADHGLYSTCGTDTHGLSLLRRMS; this is translated from the coding sequence ATGCACTCGGTCTATTCCGATGGTCGTTTACGCCCCGAGGCCATCATGGAACAAGCGGTAACCCTAGGCCTCAAGGGGTTAGCCATTACCGACCATCACAGTGCGGACGGCTATCGTCAAGCCCAGGGTTGGCTCGATGACTGGACACGCTCTTTACCCAACGCTCGGGCCCCTCGTCTGTGGACGGGCGTCGAAATCAATGCTGACCTCATGGGGGCAGAGGTTCACATCCTCGGCTATGGCTATAACCCCGACCACCAAGTCATTCAACCCTATCTCCAGGGGGAAAAAGTCCAAGGAGCCGCCTTTGGGGCCCAACAGGTGATTGACTCCATTCACGCCGCCGGAGGCCTCGCAGTGCTGGCCCACCCCGCTCGCTATCGCAAATCCGCCACTCAGCTCATTCCCCAGGCGGCGAAACTGGGGATCGACGGCTCAGAAGCCTATTATTCCTACAACAACCCCGATCCCTGGGTTCCGAGTCCCAAGGAAACCGCCCAAGTCAAACAACTCAACGCCGATCATGGCCTCTATAGCACCTGCGGAACCGACACCCACGGACTAAGTCTCCTACGACGAATGTCCTGA
- a CDS encoding 1-deoxy-D-xylulose-5-phosphate reductoisomerase, with the protein MKAITLLGSTGSIGTQTLDIVASHPDRFELVGIAAGNNVELLAQQVRQFKPEIVAIRNAEKLPQLREAIADLDPQPEILGGEDGIIEVARYGHAEAVVTGIVGCAGLLPTLAAIEAGKDIALANKETLIAGGPVVNPLLQKHGVKLLPADSEHSAIFQCLQGVPEGGLKRIILTASGGAFRDWEVERLSEVTVADAITHPNWSMGRKITVDSATLMNKGLEVIEAHYLFGLDYDDIDIVVHPQSIIHSLIELQDTSVLAQLGWPDMRLPLLYSLSYPERIPAQLEQFDLVKAGDLTFREPDHQKYPCMELAYQAGREGGSMTAVLNAANEQAVALFLDEQVQFLDIPRLIERVCDRHRAQNQATPSLDDILAADDWARQAVREAAESLTAKTVLA; encoded by the coding sequence GTGAAAGCTATCACACTATTAGGATCAACGGGATCGATTGGGACGCAAACCCTCGACATTGTGGCCAGTCATCCGGATCGCTTTGAGTTGGTGGGAATTGCGGCGGGCAATAATGTGGAGTTGTTGGCGCAACAGGTGCGTCAGTTTAAGCCTGAGATTGTTGCCATTCGTAATGCCGAAAAACTGCCTCAATTACGGGAGGCGATCGCCGATCTCGATCCTCAGCCGGAGATTTTAGGAGGAGAGGACGGCATTATTGAGGTGGCTCGTTATGGCCATGCTGAAGCCGTGGTGACGGGGATTGTGGGCTGTGCGGGTTTACTGCCAACTCTGGCGGCGATCGAGGCGGGGAAAGATATTGCCCTGGCGAATAAGGAAACGCTCATCGCTGGGGGACCAGTGGTGAATCCTTTACTGCAAAAACATGGGGTGAAACTGCTACCGGCGGATTCGGAACATTCGGCGATTTTCCAATGTTTACAAGGGGTTCCCGAGGGAGGACTCAAACGAATTATTCTTACGGCTTCTGGGGGTGCGTTCCGAGATTGGGAGGTGGAACGGCTTTCTGAGGTGACGGTGGCTGATGCTATTACTCATCCCAATTGGTCTATGGGACGCAAGATTACAGTCGATTCGGCGACTTTGATGAATAAGGGCTTAGAAGTAATTGAAGCCCATTATCTCTTTGGTTTAGATTACGATGATATTGATATTGTGGTGCATCCTCAGAGCATTATTCACTCGCTGATTGAGTTGCAGGACACCTCAGTTTTGGCGCAGTTGGGCTGGCCGGATATGCGTCTGCCATTGCTCTATTCTCTATCCTATCCTGAGCGAATTCCGGCTCAGTTGGAACAGTTTGATTTGGTGAAAGCGGGGGATTTAACCTTCCGAGAACCGGATCATCAGAAATATCCCTGCATGGAGTTAGCGTATCAGGCGGGACGAGAGGGTGGCTCGATGACGGCGGTGTTGAATGCGGCTAATGAGCAGGCGGTGGCGTTGTTCTTGGATGAACAGGTGCAGTTTTTGGATATTCCCCGTTTGATTGAACGAGTGTGCGATCGCCATCGGGCCCAGAATCAAGCGACTCCGAGTTTGGATGATATCTTGGCGGCCGATGATTGGGCCCGTCAGGCGGTTCGGGAAGCGGCTGAGTCGCTGACGGCGAAAACGGTTCTCGCTTAA
- the carA gene encoding glutamine-hydrolyzing carbamoyl-phosphate synthase small subunit — MPISGAQPALLVLADGSHYQGYSFGATGTAIGEVVFNTGMTGYQEVLTDPSYCGQLITFTYPELGNVGVNPDDEESKGPVAKAAIARNICHRPSNWRSTQSLPDYLKEHGIPGIYGIDTRALTLKLRSSGAMNGAVSTEILDPEALLMQVQSAPSMAGLNLVPEVSTSEVYEWQEPTAEIWEFGPKVQPGEDPYTVVAIDFGVKRNILRRLASYGCRVIVVPVSTSPEEILSYNPEGIFLSNGPGDPSAVRDGVATVKSLLTAEKPMFGICMGHQILGQAIGGETFKLKFGHRGLNQPCGLSQQVEITSQNHGFAIDAESLSGDLEVTHFNLNDRTVAGLRHKQLPLFSVQYHPEASPGPHDADYLFGQFVESMRQARRATASV, encoded by the coding sequence ATGCCCATCTCAGGCGCTCAACCTGCACTCCTTGTCCTCGCCGACGGCAGCCATTATCAAGGTTACTCCTTCGGTGCCACCGGAACGGCCATCGGTGAAGTCGTCTTCAATACCGGAATGACGGGCTATCAAGAAGTTTTGACCGATCCCAGTTACTGTGGTCAGTTGATTACCTTTACCTATCCTGAACTGGGAAATGTTGGGGTGAACCCCGACGATGAAGAATCTAAGGGGCCCGTTGCCAAGGCGGCGATCGCACGGAATATCTGTCACCGTCCTAGCAACTGGCGCTCAACGCAGTCCTTGCCGGATTATCTCAAAGAGCATGGGATTCCCGGAATTTATGGCATTGATACCCGCGCCTTAACCCTAAAACTGCGATCGTCGGGGGCGATGAATGGGGCAGTCTCTACAGAAATCCTCGACCCTGAAGCCCTATTGATGCAAGTTCAGTCGGCCCCGAGTATGGCAGGACTTAACCTGGTTCCGGAAGTCTCCACCTCGGAAGTCTATGAGTGGCAGGAACCGACGGCCGAGATTTGGGAATTTGGCCCCAAAGTGCAACCGGGAGAAGACCCCTATACCGTTGTCGCCATTGACTTTGGGGTGAAGCGCAACATTCTGCGTCGTCTGGCCAGTTACGGCTGTCGGGTGATTGTGGTTCCTGTCAGTACCTCCCCCGAGGAGATTCTCAGCTACAATCCCGAGGGGATTTTCCTCTCCAACGGCCCCGGAGATCCGTCGGCGGTGCGGGATGGAGTCGCTACGGTGAAATCCCTACTGACGGCCGAAAAACCCATGTTTGGTATCTGTATGGGCCACCAAATTCTCGGGCAAGCCATTGGTGGTGAAACCTTTAAACTCAAGTTTGGCCACCGTGGCCTCAATCAACCCTGTGGCTTGAGTCAACAGGTGGAGATTACCAGTCAGAATCACGGCTTCGCGATTGATGCTGAGTCCCTGAGTGGAGATTTAGAGGTGACTCACTTTAACCTCAACGATCGCACCGTGGCCGGATTGCGTCATAAACAACTGCCGTTGTTCTCGGTGCAATATCACCCAGAAGCCAGTCCTGGCCCCCATGATGCCGATTATCTGTTTGGCCAATTTGTTGAATCCATGCGCCAAGCTCGACGGGCCACTGCCTCCGTTTAA
- a CDS encoding STAS domain-containing protein: MTVSLRGTREVKGNYQLFRLTGLLDAFSEPNFQKVLSKCIDEGPANVILDLSKIDFVDSSGLGALVQLVKRAQTAKGTLQVVTNPRVTQTVKLVRLEKFLSLQGSVDEAIANVSKS, from the coding sequence TTGACCGTCAGCCTACGAGGCACAAGAGAAGTCAAAGGAAACTACCAGTTGTTCCGACTCACGGGGCTGCTTGATGCGTTCTCGGAGCCGAACTTCCAAAAAGTTCTTAGCAAATGTATCGATGAAGGTCCGGCCAATGTGATCCTAGACCTCTCGAAGATTGATTTTGTCGATAGCTCCGGTTTGGGCGCACTGGTGCAGTTAGTTAAACGGGCGCAAACTGCTAAAGGAACTTTGCAAGTGGTGACCAACCCGCGAGTCACACAAACCGTCAAACTGGTGCGATTAGAAAAGTTCCTATCGTTACAGGGTTCGGTGGATGAGGCGATCGCCAACGTCTCCAAGTCCTGA
- a CDS encoding Mini-ribonuclease 3, with protein sequence MFEEVGLLQTSLTPQQLRQLSPTSLAYLGDAVYELYVRQRYLFPPRRTHRYHQQVVAQVRAERQAEQLHLIETDLTDEERDVIRRGRNATVRPPKRLDPKTYQEATGLEALIGYLYLTDSERLFELLSRFNFED encoded by the coding sequence GTGTTTGAGGAGGTTGGGTTGCTACAGACGTCGTTAACGCCCCAACAACTACGGCAACTTTCACCAACTTCCTTGGCCTATTTGGGGGATGCGGTGTATGAGTTATATGTCCGCCAACGGTATCTGTTTCCTCCCCGGCGTACTCATCGCTATCATCAGCAGGTGGTGGCCCAAGTGCGGGCCGAACGTCAGGCTGAGCAACTCCACTTGATTGAGACGGATTTGACCGATGAGGAACGGGATGTGATTCGTCGGGGCCGCAATGCGACGGTTCGCCCCCCGAAACGGCTCGATCCCAAAACCTATCAGGAGGCCACCGGTTTAGAGGCTCTGATTGGGTATTTGTATTTGACAGACTCGGAGCGTTTGTTTGAACTCCTTAGCCGCTTCAATTTCGAGGATTAG
- the rlmB gene encoding 23S rRNA (guanosine(2251)-2'-O)-methyltransferase RlmB: MTPKPRKPSRKPITRSGSSDKPRFPKKSKRYSGPDRDNRYETRHDNRRRDRPEGQRDTSPSEVSSEAENSLEERDIIYGRHTVLSALESDRRLHRVWISEQLRHAPRFHTLLSQAKQRGTVVDEASYKQLDRMADGGNHQGVIAQVAPYEYWHIADLIEQSKKVSDRPVIIISDGITDPHNLGAIIRTAEAIGAQGLVVPQRRAAGVTSTVMKVAAGAIEKLPVAQVVNLSRTLETLKEEGFWIYGLSEQADSVISEVEFDRATVLVMGAEGDGLSLLTQRHCDQLVSIPLAGSTPSLNVSVAAGMALYEIYRQRWSNRLQLKNWGS, from the coding sequence ATGACTCCGAAACCCCGCAAACCCTCTCGGAAACCTATCACTCGGTCAGGGTCTTCTGACAAACCCCGCTTTCCGAAAAAATCCAAACGCTATTCCGGGCCAGACCGTGATAATCGCTATGAGACTCGTCATGACAATCGCCGCCGCGATCGCCCGGAGGGACAGCGCGATACATCCCCTTCAGAGGTCTCCTCAGAGGCAGAAAACAGCCTAGAGGAGCGGGACATCATCTATGGTCGCCATACCGTCTTAAGTGCCTTAGAGAGCGATCGCCGGCTGCATCGGGTTTGGATTTCGGAGCAATTGCGCCACGCGCCGCGCTTCCATACGCTCCTCAGTCAAGCCAAACAGCGAGGAACCGTGGTGGATGAAGCCTCCTACAAACAACTCGATCGCATGGCCGATGGAGGAAATCACCAGGGAGTCATCGCCCAGGTGGCCCCCTATGAGTATTGGCATATTGCCGATCTCATCGAACAGTCTAAAAAGGTCAGCGATCGCCCCGTCATCATTATTAGTGACGGGATCACCGATCCCCACAACTTAGGTGCCATTATCCGTACCGCCGAAGCCATTGGCGCTCAGGGGTTGGTGGTTCCCCAACGGCGAGCAGCGGGGGTCACCTCCACCGTGATGAAAGTGGCCGCCGGAGCCATTGAAAAATTGCCCGTCGCCCAAGTGGTTAACTTAAGCCGAACCTTGGAAACCCTGAAAGAAGAGGGGTTCTGGATTTATGGACTGTCCGAACAAGCCGATTCCGTCATCAGCGAGGTTGAATTTGACCGGGCAACTGTGTTAGTGATGGGGGCAGAAGGCGATGGTTTATCCCTCCTAACTCAACGCCACTGTGACCAGCTTGTTTCTATTCCTTTAGCCGGTAGCACCCCTAGTCTCAACGTTTCAGTCGCAGCGGGGATGGCATTGTATGAAATTTACCGTCAACGTTGGTCGAATCGACTACAGCTCAAAAATTGGGGATCGTAG
- a CDS encoding DUF1816 domain-containing protein, with translation MKEFLINILQFVGLACWVEIRTDQPQCTYYFGPFLSQKEANLAKVGYIEDLEAEGAQGIQAQVGRHKPSELTIFEEATDFPKSPPKPAFSGQM, from the coding sequence ATGAAGGAATTTTTGATTAACATTCTGCAATTCGTCGGTCTCGCCTGCTGGGTTGAGATCCGCACGGACCAGCCCCAATGTACTTACTACTTTGGACCGTTCCTGTCTCAGAAGGAGGCTAACCTGGCTAAGGTCGGCTATATCGAAGACTTAGAAGCTGAAGGGGCCCAAGGAATCCAGGCTCAGGTGGGGCGTCATAAGCCCTCAGAACTGACTATCTTCGAGGAAGCAACGGATTTCCCCAAGTCTCCCCCAAAGCCGGCCTTTAGCGGTCAAATGTAG
- a CDS encoding alpha/beta fold hydrolase, whose amino-acid sequence MAAIDLYTDIRGEGMPILCLHGHPGNSQSLSVFTDALSPHYRTISPDLRGYGRSHTSLPFSMEAHLEDLEALLTRLDLDKFWLLGWSLGGILALELALRHPEQVLGIIGVATAARPRSEHPPVSRAMLAYSALAGISNGVFPGRQWIIDHWGRRSLFRYLVSRQTPAVYRYLAREGISAYLGTTPLARRALSQALRDGYDRRSQLSQLHCPCLWLIGEGDRHITPASSHETARLLPHCDVRVYEETAHLFPWEVPHLVCQDILTWLTHPERQALNYI is encoded by the coding sequence ATGGCAGCCATCGACCTCTATACAGACATCCGTGGTGAAGGGATGCCGATTCTCTGTCTCCATGGCCATCCCGGTAATAGTCAGAGTCTCTCCGTCTTCACCGATGCCCTCTCCCCCCACTATCGCACCATCAGTCCTGATTTGCGGGGCTATGGTCGCAGTCATACCTCGCTCCCCTTTTCCATGGAGGCGCACCTAGAAGACCTAGAGGCACTCCTAACCCGCCTCGATCTCGATAAATTCTGGCTGCTGGGTTGGTCATTAGGGGGCATTCTCGCCCTGGAACTCGCTCTGAGGCATCCTGAGCAAGTTCTGGGCATCATTGGCGTGGCGACGGCGGCTCGTCCTCGAAGTGAGCATCCCCCTGTCTCCCGAGCCATGTTGGCCTATTCGGCTTTGGCGGGGATTAGTAATGGGGTATTTCCCGGTCGTCAATGGATTATTGACCATTGGGGACGGCGATCGCTCTTTCGCTATCTCGTGAGCCGTCAAACCCCAGCCGTCTATCGCTATCTGGCCCGAGAGGGGATTTCTGCCTATTTGGGAACCACCCCCCTGGCCCGCCGGGCCCTCTCTCAGGCACTGCGGGACGGCTATGATCGGCGTTCCCAATTATCACAACTTCACTGTCCCTGTCTCTGGCTCATCGGAGAGGGCGATCGCCATATCACCCCCGCCTCCAGCCATGAAACAGCGCGGCTCCTCCCCCACTGCGATGTGAGGGTTTACGAAGAAACCGCGCACCTATTTCCTTGGGAAGTTCCCCATTTGGTTTGTCAAGATATATTGACTTGGCTGACACACCCTGAGCGACAGGCCCTCAACTACATTTGA